The following nucleotide sequence is from Chromobacterium rhizoryzae.
CCGGGCACGCCGATGGGCACCGGCTGCAGGAAGCGGTCCAGCAGATGGAAGGCCAGATCGGCAATCGGCTGGCCGATCACCTGGCCGCGACGAGCGTCGAGATCGGCCTGACGGATGGCGCGTTCGGTCACGTGGACGGTGGTTTCGGTGATGCCGTACATATTGACCAGCTCGGGACGCTGGTCGCCGCGTTGTTGGAACCAGGGCTCCAGGCTGGCCAGCTCCAGCGCCTCGCCGCCGAAGATCACCAGGCGCAAGTCGGGCAAGGCGTGAGCGGCGGCGGCGGGAATCAGCTGACGGAAGGCGGCCGGGGTCTGGTTCAACACCGACACCCGGTGCTGTTGCAGCCAGCCGGCGAAGGCCTCGGGTGAGCGCGACACCCAATAAGGCACTACCAGGCAAGTGCCGCCGAACAGCAGCGGCCCCCAGATCTCCCACACCGAGAAATCGAAGGCGTAGGAGTGGAATAGCGACCACACATCGTCGGGCCCGAAGGCGAAGCGCTCCGAGGTGGCGGCGATCAGGCGGACCACATTGTGGTGGCTGACCACGCAGCCCTTGGGGGTGCCGGTGGAGCCGGAGGTGTAGATGACGTAGGCGGCCTGCTGCGGATGCAGGCGGCGCGGCGGCGGGGTGTCGTCGCCGGAGGAGACGGCGACGTCCAGCCAGCGCAGGGCCAGGCCGGCGGGCAGGGCGTCGGCGGATTCGGCGTCGCCGACGACGACGTGGATGGCGCTGTCGCGGACCAGGAACTCCAGGCGCTCGGCGGGATAGCCGGGGTCCAGCGGCACATAGGCGGCGCCGGCCTTGAGGATGGCGAGGATGGCGACCAGCAGATCGGGCTGGCGTTGGCAGCAGAGTCCGACGCGCTGTTCCGGCAGCACGCCGAGTTGCAGCAATTGCCGGGCCAGCTGATTGGCGCGGGCGTCCAGTTCACGGTAGCGCAGCGCGGCGGTGTCGCCCTGAACGGCGATACGCTCGGGGAAGGCCTGGGCGGCGTGTTCGAACCAGGCGCACAGATCGGGATGCGGCGGCGCGACGGAAGCGGGCAAGGCGGCGGTGCGCGGCGGCTTGGCCAGCGTTTGCTGCGGATCGCGCAAGAGGCTGTGCAGCAAGGGTTCCACGCCGTCGATGAAGGCGGCGGCGTCCAGCTCGGCGAAGCCGGCCAGATTGTAATCAAGGTCCACTTTCACCGGCTGGCGGGAGTCCGCCTCGCGTACGAAGACCTTCAGCGGATAGTGCTGCGACAAGGCGCGCATCGCGGTCATATTGCTGACGGTGCCGTCGAACATGGCGTCGTAATCGTGCTTCTCAAACGACAGGCTGATTTCGTAGGGCAGCCGGTCCCGGCTAAGGCCTTCGGTTTCGCCTATCGGGAAGCGGTGATGGCGGAAGTCGGCTCTCAGTTCGCGCTGGATCAGGCTGAGCAGCTCGGCGAAGCTCCAGTGCGGCCGCAGCTTCAGACGCAGCGGGCACAGGCTGGCGAACAGGCCGGGGGTGTTCTTGGCCAAGGCGCTGCGGCGGTTGAGGATGGGCAGCGCCAGCAGCAGATCGTCGGCGCCGAATTCCCGCAGTGCGTGGGTGTAGATCAGGCCGATGAAAAAGTGGAAGACGGTGGCCTGGTGCGCGGCGGCCAGTTCGCCGATGCGGCTATAGCTTTCCGCCGATAGCTGGAAACTGCGCTGGCCGCAGGCCAGTTGTCCGCCGGCGTCGGCGAACAGCCGGGTTGAGTAGCCGGCGAGCTTGTCTTGCCAGTATTGCCGGTCTTTCTCGTAATGGCGCGACGCGTAGTAGCCGTCCTCTTCCTCCACCTGTTCGGCCGGCGTCATCGTCGACGCCGGTTCCGGCGACAGGCCTTGGCGCAGGCTGTTGTAGTAGCGGCATTTCTCGCCGTAGAGCCGGGCGATGGCCCAACCGTCGAAGGCGATGTGGTGGAAACGGCCGTACAGGATGAAATCCTCTTCCCCGTGCTGTAGCAGGGTGTAGGCGGCCAGCGGCGTTTGACCGTCGAAGGGGAAGGCGCGGGCGAAATCGCGCTCGGTCCATTGCTTGGCCGCGGCCTCCGGGTCCGCCTCGCCGCGGGTGTCTATCACCGTCAGTGGGCAAGGGTGGCGCGGGCAGAGCACCTGGCGCGGCTGACCGCCGGCTTCGTCTATGGCGATGCGCAACGCCGGCGTGTGTTCCATCAGGGAGACGAGCGCGGTTCGCAGGGTTTCGATATCGAGAGCGCCCTGGATTTTGATGAAACCGCCGATATTGAACAGTTCGGGCGCGGAGAATAACGATTGATGAAAATAGATTTCCAGCTGCCGGCGTGTAAGCGGGAAGGTTTTCATTTGAGTTATTCCAATCTTATTTAGAAAGTATTATGCCGAAATATGCTTTTGTACTGCCTTGTGTGTCGCGTAAATCTACACCGATGTGAATTAAATTAGTGAAGCAATTTAACTGGTAAATAAGTCAGGTTTTTAATACTTGCGGTACATGATAGCGTCATTCTATTAAGATAATGGGATAGCTGATGCAGCGATTCGCATTATTGATTTTCAAATATTCTTGCTGAATACGGTTTAAATGTTGCTTGTTTAACTCGTATTGTTTTTATCTTTACTTTTGCATTTGCGAGGAGTTTTGAAATGAGTTCGAATGATGCGGAAAAACCCTTGGCCGCCAGCCGTCGCGACTTTTTGACCGGAGCCTTGAAATTGACTTCCGCCGGGGCTTTGGCGGGCTGGTTGCCGGCCGAGCGGATCATGGCGGCGAGGCTGACTTGCAGTCAGCCCAACAACTTCCCGGCGGACATTCCCCTATATAAGCAAAGCTTCAAAAACTGGGCCGGCGACATCAAGGTGGACGATGTCTGGACTTGCGCGCCGCGTTCCGCGGACGAAGTGGTGAAGGTGGCCAACTGGGCCAAGGACAACGGCTACAAGGTGCGCGCGCGCGGCATGATGCACAACTGGTCGCCGTTGACGCTGGCCGCCGGCGTCAGCTGCCCGGCGGTGGTCTTGCTGGACACCACGCGCTATCTGACCGCGATGTCCGTCGACGCCTCGGGCCCGGTGGCCAAGGTCACCGCCCAGGCCGGCATCACCATGGAAGCCTTGCTCACCGGAATGGAAAAGGCCGGTCTGGGCGTGACCGCCGCGCCGGCGCCCGGGGATCTGACCCTGGGCGGGGTGCTGGCCATCAACGGCCACGGCACCGCGATTCCGGCCAAGGGCGAACGCCGCCTGGCCGGCGCCAGCTACGGCTCGATCAGCAATCTGGTGCTCAGCCTCACCGCCGTGGTCTACGACAAGGCCAGCGGCGCTTACGCCTTGCGCAAGTTTGCCCGCAACGATCCGCAGATCGCGCCGCTGCTGGCGCACGTGGGCCGTTCGCTGATCGTGGAGGCCACTTTGCAGGCGGCGCCCAACCAGCGCTTGCGCTGTCAGAGCTGGTTCAATATTCCCTACGGCGAAATGTTCGCCGCGGCGGGCAGCGGCGGGCGCACCTTCGCCAGCTATCTGGACAGCGCCGGCCGGGTGGAGGCGATCTGGTTCCCCTTCACCAGCAACCCCTGGCTCAAGGTGTGGACGGTGACGCCGAACAAGCCGCTGTTCTCCCGTCAGACCGACAAGCCGTTCAACTACCCCTTCTCGGATAATCTGCCCGACGAAGTGACCGATCTGGCCAACAAGATTCTGTCGCTGGGCGACGGCAAGCTGACGCCGGCCTTCGGCAAGGCGCAGTTCGCCGCGGCCAGCGCCGGCCTGGTGGCGACGGCCAGCTGGGACCTGTGGGGCTGGTCCAAAAACCTGCTGCTCTACGTCAAGCCCACCACCTTGCGCGTCACCGCCAACGGCTACGCGGTGCTGACCCGCCGCGAAAACGTGCAGCGCGTGCTCAACGAGTTCGTCACCTTCTATCAGGCGCGGGTGCAGGCCTATCAGCAACAGGGCCGCTATCCGATGAACGGGCCGGTGGAAATCCGCGTGACCGGGCTGGACGATCCTAGCGAGACGGCCTTGAACGGTAGCGTGGCGCCGGCCTTGTCCGCCATCCGCCCGCGGCCGGACCATCCGGAATGGAACGCCGCGGTGTGGCTGGACATCCTGACGCTGCCGGGCACGCCTTACGCCAACCAGTTCTATCGCGAGATAGAGCAGTGGATCGAGGCCAATTTCAACGGCTCCTACGCGGCGGTGCGTCCGGAATGGTCCAAGGGCTGGGGCTATACCGACCAGGCGGCGTGGGCGGATTCCGCCATGCTGCAAACGACCATTCCCAACGCCTTCCGCGCCGGCCAGCCGGCGGCGGCCAATTGGGACGCGGCCAAGGCGGCGCTGGCGACGTATGACCCCTACCGCCTGTTCTCCTCGCCCTTGCTGGACAGCCTGGGCCTCTGAACGGCTTTCCGACGCTGGAGCCTGTTGAAGACGGCGCGCCCTCCGATGACGGCGCGCCGTTTTTTGCCGCGCGCTCGCCTCCGCCGGGCCGCGGGCGCTACACTGCAAGCATCGCCGCCGCGCCGGATTCGCGCCCCTTAGCCCAGCCATGTCCACCTGCTACGCCCAAGTCGATTGTAATAATTCTGGGCCATTACTAACTATTAGCTGTTATTTTTTTCAATTAATTCATGGTTTTGTCGTTGTTAACTGTTTGGGTGGTTTTGGGGAGGAGGGGTATTACTAGCGCCACAGCGGTGAAGACAAGGAGATTTTGGTGAAACGCACGGCGTTATATGAACAGGCCGGAGCCAGAATGGAGGAGCAGCCTCCTTTGGTCACCCGAAGGCATCATGCTCGTTCGTGGATAGGTGAGATAGGACAGTCTCTTTGACCTAGAGACCACCAACGAAGGCGTTCCGTACCTCCTCGTTGATTTCTTTCTTCTTGCTCTGTACCCGCTCCCTCGGCCATCCTGGCAACAAACATAACATTGAATTCAAGGCCTTTTAAGGTCCTTTGAGGAGTGTGGTGTGACCGGAACCATAAGCTGGCCGCCCTTGAGAATCATAAGCTGGCCGCACACGAAATTCTGCACAAGCTCCTTCCATGCCACGGAAGTGAAGGCGATCACTAATGGGAGTTCACGGGCTAAGTCGTCATTGGACCATCTGTTTCCGGTGATCTGAGAGAGGAAAACGGGTACGACTTTGCTGCTCTGCTCTCAGATTAACGTGGTATCGGCTGCGGATTGTCTGTGTTTAGGCCATCCGCCCAGGACTGTACTGCCTGGTGGTGGATGACATGGCCAGCGTCTACGTCTTCCAGTGCTTCTCTAGTAAGTTGGGCGCGTTCTTCTTCTCGCTCGATCCAGGTGGACAAGGCCTGTTGCATGATCTCGTCGGGCGAGGTCTTCAAGCGACCGGCCATTTGGTCAATCTTGTCTACCAATGAGGTTGGAATCTCCAGAGTGACGACTCGGGTTGTAGGGGAAGCCATCTCGATCTCCTTAGCTAAGTTCGACTCGCGCTTGAACGATTGATGATTGAGAAGGATGAGTTAAAGAGTCACTTCCAATCATAGGTCATGATGACCTACATGAGTCGTGAACGGCAGGTTACCTGAAGCCGGGACTCAGTACCGGCTAGCTGCTGGCTCAGTAGACGAAGTTGTGCAAAATTTGCACGAGTTCAGTAAAAACAAGCAGAGGACAATGTGCAAGAAATGTACAGTGCATCGCCTCTCCGAGCCTCCAGTAGGACAGGGCTGGCACCACTTCCGCCAGGGCCTCTAGCTCATGCTTGGTTAGAGCAGCGGACTCATAATCCGTTGGTGCCGAGTTCGACTCTCGGGGGGACCCACCATCTCTCGCCCGGATGGTGAAATAGGTAGACACTACGGACTTAAAATCCGTCGCGCGGCTTCGCGCATGCCGGTTCGATTCCGGCTCCGGGCACCAAAGACCTTCTGACCTATCGCCTGCTCAGCAGGTCTCGCGCAGTCCCTGGTGGTTTGATTCGTTGGTCGCGGCTTTGGTGGTAAGGCGATAGAGGACAATCTCGTCATCGTCCCTTGCTCTTTTTTTAAACCATTCGATCAGACCTTCATGACTCGACGGCTCTAAAGCAAACCCTGCCGGAAACTCATGATTCAGCCTCTCCCCAAGGCTTTCATATGAGGCTGCACTACGTATTACCACATTAGATGCATCGTGGCTTAAGACAGCAATGTGAAGAGTGTTGCTCACAGTAAAATCCCCCATTCCAAAATGAGCAAAAACCCCAGCCGATATCTGGCGGAGAAAGGTCAGCGGCGTTAGCCCGATACATAGACTATACCTCCTTTGGAGGGGCTTTCAATATTTGAATTTCACTATTTCAATTGTATGCATGACTCCCTATAATCATCAAACCAACGATTAAAGGAACATGGTATGGAATTGTCCAAACTGGAATTCACTGCGCTGATTGCTCTGCAAGCTGACGTAGCAAGCGAGATTAAACGCCGCGAAGTAGAAGAAAAATCTAAAGCGAAGAAACAAATCATTGAGCTAGCCCGTGCCTATGGTTTGAGGGTGGAAGATGTGTTGAATAAGGAAGCTGCGGCTCGCAAACCTGTGGAGGCCAAGTATCGTAATCCTGACGATAGCAGAATCACTTGGTCGGGACGGGGACGCAAACCGACTTGGGTTCAAGCCTGGCTTGACGGCGGCAAAGCGTTGGAAGAGCTGTCCATCTAGCATTTGGCTGCGCCTTGGCCCCTTCCAAACTAACCGAGTAGTCTAAGTTGGGGATTTCCGGCTTCAAGGTAAGCAAGTTGGAATTGGCTCGGGGTCTGACCTAGCGAACATGTGCGGCCTGAATTCATTGTAATTCTGCCGCCAACGGTTCGATCTTGTCTCGAGCATCTTTCCGCGACAGAAACCAATGGACGTTCAGGCTGCCTTAAACGACTCGATAAAGGCATTATCCGTGGGGTTTCCTGGCCGCGAGAAGCCCAGCGTGACGCTTTGCTCATAGGCCCATTGATCCAGCGCCATGAGAAATAAACTCACTGCGGTTGTCGACCTGAATCCGCTGAGGTATTCCGCGCAAAGCTTGTACATTCCGCATGGTCGCAACGACATCCTCTGCTTTCAGCGCGAAGTCCACCGTGATTGCCTGGCTTTTCCGGCTAAAGTTATCCACTACAGTTAAGGCACGAATTCGCTGGTCATTAAGCAGCTGATCGGCCACGCAATCCATGCTCCAGCACGCATTCAGATTAGGGACGGTCGGCCGTGCAAGTCGATGGGCTGCTGACACACGCCGTCTGGGGTGTTTGCGCCGCAGGTTTAGCCCCTCCTCGCAATAGATCCGGTAGGTCTTCTTGTGATTGATCAGCCAACCCTATTGCCGCAGCAGGACCTGGATATGACGTGCCCCATTACGAATGCGCATGGCGGCAATCTCGCGAATTTGCTGCCGCTCCGTTCGATCGTCACGAGGGTGGGGATGATAAAAATACGTCGCTTGCCGCAACTGAATGATGGCTGTGGGGCGACGTTATACTGACACGGAACACATCGATCAGGAAGTTGGCTAGTTCGCGTTTGTTAGCCAGCTTCACCGCTTTTTTGGATAGCTTCCTGCCGTATCGGCCTATCCAGGCTCAGGCCTGCGACCATACGCTTGAGCCGGGCGTTTCTTCTTTCAATTGATTCAGACGACGTAGCTCGCTGACGCCCAGACCACCGTATTTCTTCTTCCAGTTGCAGAAGGTGGTTTCGGAGACGCCCATCTTGCGACAGACCTCGGCGACGGTGATGCCGGACTCCGCCTAGCGCAACGCGGAGGCGATCTGCTCTTCCGTGAACTTAGTTTTTCATGGTAAACCTCCTGCCCGAATAGGCTTAAATTTGCCAGAAATCTCTCCTTTTCGTCGCTATGTTTTTGCGGGAGGAAATCATCATTTGGGCAGTACGCAAGAATAATCACGAGCTCAGATCAACTACCTTGGGATCACTCTGCTTTGCCTTTAGAATCCGGTTCTCGGATATCAAAACCTCGTTGATGGAAGCGAGACTGGCGACCTTGGCGCGCAGTTCCTTAATCTCCTCACGTAAGTTACGATTCTTCTCACATTCTGTGCGGAGTTCCTGGTACTTCACATTGCGCTGAATGCGGCTGGAGCGTCCTTGCGCTTCGCGGATTTTTTCGGCGATGTTGGGGTAGTGGTTGTGGATCAGTGCTGTTGAAACGCCTGCCTCCCGCGCTACAGCGGCGATGCTGACTTTCGTTTCCCCTGTATGTGCCCGTCCGTGCTGGATGCGGGTGAGCGCAAGTTGCAAATCCCGCTCACGCACATCCGAGGGCTTGCGGTTAGTTGTCATACTACGTTTGCCTCCGGGTTGTATCCAAGCTGCACCAATACGTTACGGCAGCGCTCCAAATCGCGCAAAACGCGCTGGCGGCCACCATCACCAATGTCGCGGCTATACTGCAGCCCCTTTAAGTTGTCATAGAGACGCTGGTAAATGCCAACGTGGGTGCGCCCGATCACCGCGTTGTTGCAGTCTGCACAGCGGGTTCGTTCCAGGGTGTTGCCGATGCAACGGTCGTCACTTGCGGTACACCATGAGTGGCCATTGCTGCGGATCGCGGTGCTCTCCGCAATTGAGGTTAACATTACGGCATGGCTCTTGAAGATGGCGAGATTCGCCGGATCACGCTGCCAGCGTTTAATCGAGCGGCCGTAGCCGCCCGCAAGTAGTTCGTCACCCAGCCAGGTTTCTACGACACCGAGCTTGATATCCTCGTGTTCTGCCCGGATGTCACTGAACAGTTCGAGATCGAGGTGCAGCCCCCAACCTTTGTCCATGGCATAGTCCAGAGTCATGTCCATAGACCAGTGCGCGTAGTGCTCGCGCAGGTAGCGCAGGTCGCCGAATTGGCTGTGCGCAGCATAGTTGGCGAATTTGCGGCGGAATTGGTGACTGGCTAAGTTCCAGTTCACGCCATTGCTATGGGCGAACGCCTTGAGCACTCTGTTCCATGTGCCACCTGACAGGGTGCGAACTTGGTTGCCCTTCGTAGCAGTCATCCCAATAAAAAGTGCATGCTGATGTTTCTGCGCTTTCGCAATTTCTGGATCACGTGGGTCAATCCTTCGCCGCTCGACGATCTCGGCAGCTATCAAGGCTTGGTAAGGCTCGGCCCAGCGCTCAATGAGCCGCAATGCACGCACTGCAGCCTCTGGAATCATCCAGTCGTGGATACCGGTGTCGGTCTTATCCGACTTGGAGCGCATCCAGTGATAAATCGTACCCTCGTCGTCCTCTGTACGGTGGTGGGCGCCCAATTGTAAGTTGGCCAGTTCGTGGTTGCGGCACCCGGATGTGCTGGCCAACACGATGTAACAGGCTGCTCGTAGATCAAGGATTGCCTGATTGAAAGCGCCTAAACCGCCCTTCCAGCCCAAAGTTGAGAGGCAGTGGTTTTTAGCCTCGATGACGGTTCTACGATCCTGCATTCTGCGCGCAATGGCGACAGCCGCGAGCGCATCACGGAGATCAAGCAGGGCCTTACCGCACTGAATCTGCTCCTCGGCGCTCTTGAACAAGGTGCAGAACGCCTCATCCGGCATCAGGGGTGTTTTGCCGCCCTGCTTGCGGGTGCTCCAGTAGCCTGCCATGGCACTCGCGGAGGTGTCAGGCCAGGGGTGCAGAGGGATTGGGTCATGGGTGTATTGGCTCAGTTCATAGAGTGCCTCGATCGTTCCGAAACGACGACTAAGAGCCTCTCTTGACAACGGTTGGCCTCGGCTGCGACGAGTCTGCAGTTGGGACCTGCACTCGGCAGCATAGTTTGTACAGACCAAGGGCGTTACCGCGCCGAAATGGCTCAGTTTGAGCGTATACAGATACCGTAGAAAGGGCAGCGTATTTTCAAAGAAATTGCGCACAGTGCCTGACTTGGGCCGCTTCTGCCCCTCAAGGCCACGTCGTAGGTAGCGATACAGAACCGCCTTCATCAATGCTCGAA
It contains:
- a CDS encoding cholesterol oxidase substrate-binding domain-containing protein, whose amino-acid sequence is MSSNDAEKPLAASRRDFLTGALKLTSAGALAGWLPAERIMAARLTCSQPNNFPADIPLYKQSFKNWAGDIKVDDVWTCAPRSADEVVKVANWAKDNGYKVRARGMMHNWSPLTLAAGVSCPAVVLLDTTRYLTAMSVDASGPVAKVTAQAGITMEALLTGMEKAGLGVTAAPAPGDLTLGGVLAINGHGTAIPAKGERRLAGASYGSISNLVLSLTAVVYDKASGAYALRKFARNDPQIAPLLAHVGRSLIVEATLQAAPNQRLRCQSWFNIPYGEMFAAAGSGGRTFASYLDSAGRVEAIWFPFTSNPWLKVWTVTPNKPLFSRQTDKPFNYPFSDNLPDEVTDLANKILSLGDGKLTPAFGKAQFAAASAGLVATASWDLWGWSKNLLLYVKPTTLRVTANGYAVLTRRENVQRVLNEFVTFYQARVQAYQQQGRYPMNGPVEIRVTGLDDPSETALNGSVAPALSAIRPRPDHPEWNAAVWLDILTLPGTPYANQFYREIEQWIEANFNGSYAAVRPEWSKGWGYTDQAAWADSAMLQTTIPNAFRAGQPAAANWDAAKAALATYDPYRLFSSPLLDSLGL
- a CDS encoding CopG family ribbon-helix-helix protein, which translates into the protein MASPTTRVVTLEIPTSLVDKIDQMAGRLKTSPDEIMQQALSTWIEREEERAQLTREALEDVDAGHVIHHQAVQSWADGLNTDNPQPIPR
- a CDS encoding H-NS histone family protein; the protein is MELSKLEFTALIALQADVASEIKRREVEEKSKAKKQIIELARAYGLRVEDVLNKEAAARKPVEAKYRNPDDSRITWSGRGRKPTWVQAWLDGGKALEELSI
- a CDS encoding TetR/AcrR family transcriptional regulator, with product MTTNRKPSDVRERDLQLALTRIQHGRAHTGETKVSIAAVAREAGVSTALIHNHYPNIAEKIREAQGRSSRIQRNVKYQELRTECEKNRNLREEIKELRAKVASLASINEVLISENRILKAKQSDPKVVDLSS
- a CDS encoding site-specific integrase — its product is MSSSTAALRSPAITELQQVDVRGLADHDRDALIVTAIQVDEHWVILSQYGDDIWRLDGFSNNVSDNLRRIDFSRVPDPFRALMKAVLYRYLRRGLEGQKRPKSGTVRNFFENTLPFLRYLYTLKLSHFGAVTPLVCTNYAAECRSQLQTRRSRGQPLSREALSRRFGTIEALYELSQYTHDPIPLHPWPDTSASAMAGYWSTRKQGGKTPLMPDEAFCTLFKSAEEQIQCGKALLDLRDALAAVAIARRMQDRRTVIEAKNHCLSTLGWKGGLGAFNQAILDLRAACYIVLASTSGCRNHELANLQLGAHHRTEDDEGTIYHWMRSKSDKTDTGIHDWMIPEAAVRALRLIERWAEPYQALIAAEIVERRRIDPRDPEIAKAQKHQHALFIGMTATKGNQVRTLSGGTWNRVLKAFAHSNGVNWNLASHQFRRKFANYAAHSQFGDLRYLREHYAHWSMDMTLDYAMDKGWGLHLDLELFSDIRAEHEDIKLGVVETWLGDELLAGGYGRSIKRWQRDPANLAIFKSHAVMLTSIAESTAIRSNGHSWCTASDDRCIGNTLERTRCADCNNAVIGRTHVGIYQRLYDNLKGLQYSRDIGDGGRQRVLRDLERCRNVLVQLGYNPEANVV